The nucleotide sequence TTTTCATCTAATTCCTGATCTTCTTTTGCCATATTTTTCACCCTTCATGTTCGGACTCTTTCCTCTTGTTGCCATAATTATAGCTAGTGAGCTCGTCAATGACCTTTCCTTCAGCTGCGTTCTCCTCCTGAACAAATCTTCTGAAGGCATTCTCTCTTAGCTTCTCCTGCGCCTTTCTCTCCTTCATTACTTTTTCAAGCTCCTTCCGGCGCTTCTCAAGTTTCTCTTCTTCCTTTATAACATTTTTATGCTGTTTTTCTATTAAAATATCCATGGTCTTTACGCCCTGAACATTTGCAAGAATATCCCTGACGTTTAAGTTATTTCCACGGAGTCTTCTTCCTTCCTCCTCATACCTCTGCTTTTCATCCTTAAGCTCTTCTTCCTTTTTTTCTTCTTCTGTAAGAGCCCGCCTCTGATTGGCATAAGCCATCTTTGATTGGTCTTCCATTTTCTGCTTTAGCTCCAGGATATTCTGCATACGATATTTGAATTTAGCCAAATCTTTTCTTATTCTCCTTCAAATACAGCTTCTAAAAGTTTAAGTACTTCATCAAGACTGAACTTCTCATCAACTGCCTGTTCCAGAAATTCATTGACCGCATCGATCTTTTCAATAGAATAATCTATGCTCTTTGATGACCCCCTCTGGTATGCACCTATATTTATAAGATCCTCAGACTCCTGATAAGTTGCAAGTACCGTCTTCATTTTTGAGGCCAGTGTCTTATGCTTCTTTGATGCTATCTGCGACATGCATCTCGAAATGCTCTGCAGAACATCTATCGCAGGATAATGATTCTGATGGGCAAGCTTTCTTGAAAGCATTACGTGACCGTCAAGAATCGATCTCGCTGTATCCGTTATCGGCTCATTGAAATCATCACCATCTACAAGAACCGTATAAAGTCCTGTTATCGATCCTTTCTCACCGTTTCCTGCTCTTTCAAGAAGTTTCGGCATCTCTGCATATACTGAAGGCGGATAACCTCTTGTAACAGGCGGTTCACCTGATGCAAGCCCTATTTCTCTTTGTGCCATTGAAAAACGTGTAAGTGAGTCCATCATCAAAAGGACATCTTTTCCCTGATTCCTGAAATATTCAGCTACGGCTGTTGCTGTCTTAGCCGCCTTATTTCTTAAGAGTGCCGGTCTGTCAGATGTTGCTACGACTACTACAGAACGCTTCATACCCTCAGGTCCTAAGTCTCTTTCTATAAATTCTCTTACTTCTCTTCCTCGCTCTCCGATAAGAGCTATAACATTTATATCTGCCTTTGTATTTCTGGCAAACATACCCATAAGGGTACTTTTTCCAACACCGGAACCAGCAAATATTCCGATTCGCTGACCCTTGCCTATTGTCATGAGTCCATCTACAGCCTTAACTCCGAGCGGAAGTATATCGTGGATTATAACCCTGTCCATCGGATCCGGCGGTGCAGCTTCCACAGGATATTCCTCACCGCCTAGGAGCTCATAACCATCTGTCGGTCTTCCCAGTCCATCAAGTGTATGACCCAGAAGTTCTTCCCCGACTGTTACGCTCAAAGGATGTCCAAGATTTTCCACGGTACATCCCGCACCAATTCCCTCTGTAACCTCATAGGGCATTAAAAGCGTCTTTGAATCCTTAAATCCTATTACCTCCGCAAGTATTGGAGGCTTTGTATCATCATCCGGCATTATCCTGCAAAGATCTGCAAGCTTGGCATCAGGTCCGAGTGACTCTATGGTCAGTCCCACAACATTTACAACCTTACCAAGCTTCTTATAAAAAGTCATTTCCCGAAGTTTGATATATTTTGAAAAATCAACTGCTGTGTTTTCCATAAAAAATCACCCCTTGTTTCCCCTCTTACCGGTTAATCTCACTTCAGCTTTTCTTATAAGACAAAAGCTTCAGCTCCTTTTTTAGTCCTTCGAGCTGGGTCTCTAATGAGCAGTCAAATATTCCGGATCCTGTCTCTATCATACATTCATTTGCCTTTAGAGTGATATCCTCGACAATTTCTGCGGATTCCGCATTAGATACACCTGCCAGCAGCTGTTTTTTCTGCATTGAAACAAAGCCATAATCCTCTTTTGAAACGTGAATTATGAAGTTCGTGTTTCCTTCGACCTTCCTAACTGCATCCTGTATAAGATGGAATATGACTTCTTTATTTGATCCGAACCTCACATGAAAAACATGTTCATAAATATCTGTAAGGGTATCTATGAACATAGGCTCGAGTTCTTCAATTTTCTTTTGATATTCGTCCTCTAGCTTATCAGACAATATCTCATACTCGCTTTTAGCTTTCTCGCTTTCCACAAGTCCTTCTTCGCGGCCTCTTTCAAAACCTTCCTGATGACCGTTTTTCTCTGCTTCAGCTCTGATCGACTGCGCCTGTTCCTCAGCTTCCGCTATTATTCTCTCAGCCTCAGCCTTCGCCTCATTTATGATCTCATCAGCTTCAGCCTGGATATTTTCAGGAAGCTCCATAGTCTGTGGAACAGCTTCTTCGTCATACTGTTCCATATCATCAGTGAGAAGCTCGACCCTCTCGGCATTTAACCCCTCGGAAAATCCGTCAGGGTCGACTTCCTCTCTTTCCATGGCCTTTATTATCTTATTGATTTTTTCCGCAACCTGACCATTAGAATCTATCACCCTCTTCTCAGCGGGTTCATTTATAATGGTATACGCGCGTTTTATAAGATTAGACAACTATCTCGTCTCCTCCACCTCTGGAAATTACTATTTCGCCAGCGTCCTCAAGCTTTCTGATGACGCTTACTATCTTCTGCTGTGCTTCTTCAACGTCCTTCATTCTTACAGGACCCATGAATTCCATGTCTTCCTTGATCATTGCTGCAAGACGCTTGGAAAGGTTTCTGAATACTGCCGACTGAACATCTTCATTTCCACCCTTAAGTGCCATTGCAAGATCGTTATTGTCAACATCCCTGAGTACTCTCTGGATCGCCCTGTCATCAAGCAGCAGAATATCTTCGAATACGAACATCTTCTTTCTGATCTCGTCTGCAAGCTCGGGTTCGTCGACTTCCAAAGTCTCCATGATATGCTTTTCTGTCGTTCTGTCTACCGTATTGAGGATCTCTACGATAGCGTCTACGCCGCCGACGATCGTGTAATCCTGGTTGACAAGAGATGAAAGTTTTGTTTCCAATGCTTTCTCCACCTCCTTGACGATATCCGGACTTGTTCTGTCCATCTTTGCAATTCTTCTCGCAACATCTGCCTGTTTATCCGGCGGCAAGGCTCCAATGATCTGGGATGCCTGATTAGCCGAAAGATAAGAAAGTATGAGTGCGATAGTCTGTGGATGCTCATCCTGTATGAAGTTAAGAAGCTGTGAAGCATCTGTCTTTTTAACGAATTCAAAAGGCTTAACCTGCAGCGAAGCTGTCAGACGCGAAATTACATCAACGGCCTTATCGGAACCAAGTGCCTGTTCAAGAAGTTCCTTGGCATATCCGATACCACCTTCTGCAATATACTGCTGAGCAAGGCAGACCTGATAAAATTCGTTTATGACATCCTCTTTTATCTGCGGTGTTATAGAGCGTGTATTCGCAATTTCCAGCGTGAGCTCTTCAATTTCGTCCTCTTTAAGGTGCTTGAAGATTTTAGCAGACTTTTCCGGGCCCAGTGAAATAAGCAATACCGCCGCTTTTTGCAATCCGCTTAAAGAGTCTGCGGAACTACCCATTCAGCTTACCCCCAATCCTCGGCGAGCCAGTTGCGAAGCAGATTTGCTGCTCCTTCCGGATTCTCGTCGACAAACTTTTCGATCAACAAACGTGCGTCCGATTTCTGCTCATCTGCACCAATATCCTCAAGCTGTACCTTCTGTGAACTCATAAGCAGATCATCCAATGCGATTTCATCCGGCTGCTCTTCGACTTTCTTGTCGGAGCGCATGGAACGGATAACTACAAATGCAAGCAATGCAAGGATTAAAACGATGAGACCTATCATCAGGATAGTCTGCCAGGTGATCCCCGCATTATCGCTTTCTACAAATACAGGCTCGTTATAGGCTACTATCTGAATATTTGCCTCTGCTATGCCTGTTGCCTTAGAAACTACAGCGCTTACATCCTCATCAACTTCTATCTTTACTCTCTCAGAATTCTGAGCCTTAAATTCATCAAATGTAGTTCCATCCAGAAGACCCTGTGCCTTCATATCATCTTCGTTGTAGATAACATACTTTATAGCTGTTATTCCTATGGATGAATTATCATAATTT is from Lachnospiraceae bacterium C1.1 and encodes:
- a CDS encoding FliH/SctL family protein, which translates into the protein MSNLIKRAYTIINEPAEKRVIDSNGQVAEKINKIIKAMEREEVDPDGFSEGLNAERVELLTDDMEQYDEEAVPQTMELPENIQAEADEIINEAKAEAERIIAEAEEQAQSIRAEAEKNGHQEGFERGREEGLVESEKAKSEYEILSDKLEDEYQKKIEELEPMFIDTLTDIYEHVFHVRFGSNKEVIFHLIQDAVRKVEGNTNFIIHVSKEDYGFVSMQKKQLLAGVSNAESAEIVEDITLKANECMIETGSGIFDCSLETQLEGLKKELKLLSYKKS
- the fliG gene encoding flagellar motor switch protein FliG, with the protein product MGSSADSLSGLQKAAVLLISLGPEKSAKIFKHLKEDEIEELTLEIANTRSITPQIKEDVINEFYQVCLAQQYIAEGGIGYAKELLEQALGSDKAVDVISRLTASLQVKPFEFVKKTDASQLLNFIQDEHPQTIALILSYLSANQASQIIGALPPDKQADVARRIAKMDRTSPDIVKEVEKALETKLSSLVNQDYTIVGGVDAIVEILNTVDRTTEKHIMETLEVDEPELADEIRKKMFVFEDILLLDDRAIQRVLRDVDNNDLAMALKGGNEDVQSAVFRNLSKRLAAMIKEDMEFMGPVRMKDVEEAQQKIVSVIRKLEDAGEIVISRGGGDEIVV
- the fliI gene encoding flagellar protein export ATPase FliI — translated: MENTAVDFSKYIKLREMTFYKKLGKVVNVVGLTIESLGPDAKLADLCRIMPDDDTKPPILAEVIGFKDSKTLLMPYEVTEGIGAGCTVENLGHPLSVTVGEELLGHTLDGLGRPTDGYELLGGEEYPVEAAPPDPMDRVIIHDILPLGVKAVDGLMTIGKGQRIGIFAGSGVGKSTLMGMFARNTKADINVIALIGERGREVREFIERDLGPEGMKRSVVVVATSDRPALLRNKAAKTATAVAEYFRNQGKDVLLMMDSLTRFSMAQREIGLASGEPPVTRGYPPSVYAEMPKLLERAGNGEKGSITGLYTVLVDGDDFNEPITDTARSILDGHVMLSRKLAHQNHYPAIDVLQSISRCMSQIASKKHKTLASKMKTVLATYQESEDLINIGAYQRGSSKSIDYSIEKIDAVNEFLEQAVDEKFSLDEVLKLLEAVFEGE
- the fliJ gene encoding flagellar export protein FliJ, which translates into the protein MAKFKYRMQNILELKQKMEDQSKMAYANQRRALTEEEKKEEELKDEKQRYEEEGRRLRGNNLNVRDILANVQGVKTMDILIEKQHKNVIKEEEKLEKRRKELEKVMKERKAQEKLRENAFRRFVQEENAAEGKVIDELTSYNYGNKRKESEHEG